ttttttttttttatttaaaattccGATTCCTTAtggcttcaaaaaaaaaatgaatactaCTGTGTTAGGTATATAATTTTTAacttactatttttttaatgactCTAATATTTTATTATGGTGTTAACAGGTTCAGTTCAATGTAAGTAGCATAACAGACATTAACGATATGAAAAGAACTAAtaatcctcctcctccttattattattattattctattaATCCTaaacaaagaccttaaaagGTTCTTAATTGGTTTACAAAAgattaagaaggaaaaataataatagcaatgtaccttaacaaaaaaaaaaaaaaagttgacagCAATGTACTTTAACAATGGTTAAGAACAGTAACAGCAATGAACACTGAAAGATGTAACAGTGATAtgttaaacaaataaaaaatatatatatccaaaACAGTAGTGGTGCTCATGCAATGTctatttattataataaaacaaaaatgcaatatgacaaaaaaaaaaaaacaaatatgacTAGCACATGCAATGTATATTTATTGCAATATTATAATGAACAGTAGCAAATGAGTTATTAGAAACGGTGGTGGTATATGAATCATGGATACGTTTTGCATTCACAAATGGAGGAATAAActatttaataatataaaataggttattctgataataaaaaaatatctcaaCTTTTAACAATAACAGAACATGCATTGATATTCTTCACGTGATGGAGCATATcaaataataatcaaatatatGCTAATATACACAGTACCTATTTATATATCAGTGTgattataaaaaagaataatattatGAGATGGGGAGTTGCACTTACCTTTCTTTCAGCAACcaagaaagtaaaataaaaaaaatggcaaaggCCTGCAAGGAGAGAGCCGTTCTTGAACGTGACCGAGCAAGCCCATGAACAGGAGAGCAGCTATGCCGATATGTGAGCGACCTTTGAGTAGGAACTTCAACCAATCAGAGTCACCAGAAAGTTCAAGGGTTTTGGTCGTTAGTTCTTCTTTTCTAAAAAATgggggggttttttttcttgtccTTTGAAGCCGCAGTCCAAAAGAGGGGTTGGAGGGAGCGGTTGTTCGGAATCAGGAAAGTTCTCGAGCCTCTTTAAACAGAGATGGGGTCGATCTCTCAGGCGATGTAGGTCATCGCTTGCTGCCGCCTTAATTTGTATAATCGAATGCGCTTCTATTGAAGCGATCTCAACTTGAAaccgagagaaaaaaaaatgaagccaCAATCGATCAGAGATCAGTTTCTGCTACAATCGTTTGCAGCtattcccttctctttttaagTTTGGATCAGTAAAGAAAACATAGTCACGATGGTTCTAAAAATGGATTCGAGCAGCAGGGCACAACAAAGCTATCAGTTGCTCAaacggctctgataccaatgtaGGTTTTCACGAACCGATGATCAAGAAGACAGAGAAGGCTTCAAGAGTTTAGGGCTCCAACTGGCTGATCAAAAGCGTATGGTGTCTTTCCAATTTTACTATTTACTCTTTTATAGAGATAGAGTCAAAAGATTCGTTGAACAGCGGATCTTTTCCGATCAGCAGAATCGCCTTGCAATTACTCCTGAAATTACTCCTTCCATAACGGAGTGACAGTTACTGTGGTTCCGTGATGAGGCCGGATGGCCATCTCACCGACAATATTTTGTTGGTCTCTTAAGAAGTTTCTTGGAATATTTTCATTCCCTcttgctttattttttatttagaaaCAAACTGGTCATATTTTGTTGGTCTCTTAAGAAGTTTACTGGAATATTTTCAttccttcttgctttatttttaatgatagttttgacaatttttttttttttttttttttttggcttccaTAGATATGTTGCAACATCCCTGACTTCAGTTCATGAAATGGAGAATGGGTTCAATATTTGGTCCTTCAATGGCAAGCTGCTACATCGGATCCCAAGGGACCATTTCTATCAGGTAGAGCAATAAATGTTGCAGTCATCTTTGATCCCACGATCTTTAAATTTTGGTTATTACATTCCAGTGGGACAAATTTAGTATAACTAGTACGTGTGTGGATGTTGTACGAAGATGTAGTCCATTAATGATATGATCCACATTATAGATTCATTTCAATGAGCCCTCCCCACCCTCAACGCGGTGGCCAACTGATATAACTTTTTCAAGGATCCGCATACTTTGTAGTCAGTAACATTGATAGTCATTTGCAACAGTATAGGATAATTTGAAAACTCTCTCTTTGCTCTGTTCTACATGCTAAGttcttgttttccctttttccagTTTTTGTGGTGCCCAAGGCCACCATCCTCCTTAAGTacagagaaagaggaagagacagCAAAGAACCTGAAGAAGTACAGCAAGAAGTATGAGGCAGAGGACCAGGATGTATCATTGCTTCTTAGTGAACAGGATGGGGAAAAGCGGAAGATGCTTCAGGAGGAATGGGACTGCTGGTCTGAttggaatggaagaaattagatgaagaagatatggaAATACAGCAGTTATTAATGGATGGTGAAGCAagtgatgaggaagaagattatTGAGGCCAAGGAAGTTTAAATAGAAGTGTTGGATGTGACAGAGGAGGTCATTTTATATGAGTTTGAGCAGAATATGAATTAGATGAGTTGGGACTCGTTAGCTTGATGTTCTCGAGGAGTTCTTCAAGAGTAGCCCCAATTTTgaggttttcattttttatgttttggttGATTAAATACTTGTATATACAACGGTTAAGAAGTTGCCTTTATTTTTGGCCCCACTCAGTTCTGCCATGTCATAGCTGCAAGGTTGAATCTCCAGTTCTGCCATGTCATAGCTATAATGTTGGATCTTTGTGACAAATACTCTCAAAGTcccctgctcacatgtcaaatttcagaatcATCCTTGTTTCCAAGTGttaaaacaagaaattaaaaaaatccgAGGATTGAGGTGCATGAGAAATATGATACTAAATCGGTGAAAGGTATGTAAATGGTATAGACAAAGGATAAAATGGTCAAATATATTCAGATATCGGTATCTTTGAGGGTAAAACCGTCTTATACGACCAATATGATACTGATCCCAACCCGGCCACCCCGATGCCTAAAACCATTCACAACCACTTTCCTTAAACAAGACCAGATAAATTCAACTGATACGGACACAATGGTTGGTAGTTACCACTTTAGAGTTCAAACAGTCCAGACAGGAGTGTCGACAAACAGAACTTGCATATGCATCAGGAACTTCTCCAACGCGCATCGAATGGCTTGGTGGACCTGCGAATGGGAGTCCAGTTACTCCTAGCCGTCCTATGCACGTTGGGGCACTCGGCACATTGGAGAGAATCCAGACTCCTTGCACACATCCATAAGGATTTTCAGTATGGATTTACACGTGTAACGCATAAGTTAGAATCATTTGTTACTGGCAGTAAGTTCAGTATCGTTTAAATTGTTCTTGTGGAAAGTTCTGATTGATGGTATCGCTAAGCAGAGATAAGCTGGTTAATGGATGTGTCTTTCAAAATGACTCCTTTCCCCcttctattgttttttttttttttttttttgttataatcccccttctattgtttttttttttttttttggttataatCCCCCCTTCTATTGTTCATATGTATGTAAATGGCATTACTCCTTCATCCATTCGATGCATTGCTCCTTCATCCATTCCTACTTTTAGTCATGGATTGCATTGTATGTCTATTCAAGATTACCTTGCTCTGCCTTCTGGGGATCACCCAGTTGTTATATGTGATGGATGCTATGCCTCTATTACCTATTCAGCTGGATGGGTGGTTGTTCTTTTGCATTCTCAATTTCAGTCTATCTCTAGAAGTTGCGGATCTTCAAGGAAAATGCTGGGATCGAAAACCAGAAGTGTCTTGCAAGGAGTGCAGCATGCAGTGGACCAAGGGTTCCAGAGGGTAGAGGTGTGGATGGATAGCAGATAGCAAGGACACAGTGAAGTGGTTGGAGCAAAGGAATCAGACCAGATGGCCATTGGAGTTATTCAATATCCTATTGACTCTGTTTCGTAAACCTTACTTTAATTGCCCTTTAGCATAACTTATATTCACTAGGATAGAGTGTAGATGTGGTAAATTCACATTAAATTGATTCCCCTTCTCCAAAGATTGGACTCATCAAGTTTGAGCCAGAGGCTTCAACAAGATCAGCTGCATACGGCAGACCTCCTCGAGAAAAATGCACTTTGAAGATTGTGGCATTCCTGGCTCATTGAATTCACAATTGACAAAAAGAGGATGGGATCCAGCACTGCTCTTGCTATCCACATTACAAAGTATGACTGACTTCTTATGAAACTGAAAATCATTCATGGACTACCTCTGTTTCTTGTGAGAAGAATAACAGCAAGTGCTCTACTTAGCCACATTATAAACTCAAATCTCTTGAATTTCATCTTCCAGAACATTGCCTTCAGAATTTGTTCCCTCATTGATCAGATTGACAAGTAACCCATTCCCGTCGCGTATGTTGAGTGGATTCTGCTTCAGCCTCGCACAGCAAGATATGCTTGCTGCACACATCAGTTAGTGCTGGTAGATCATAAAGAactaattttattagttttagAAATGGTGAGATCATTCCATTATTACCCTCTTCtaaattcccatcttcttccccttcttcaatTATTACTTCCATTTCACCACAAAACCCAACATATATGACTTCCAAGTAGCTGACCATCCGTGGCATTCCCTTCGTGAAGATCATCTTCAATCTATTGCAGTATGTTATTTTTATGGAGGATAGTTTATTAAAGCAATTTAATGGTGTAAGGCCTACACATATCCTTTCCAATTTTGGCAATTCTGACAGAAGTAGTGAATCTAAATTCTGAAAGGAATCCAACACCTTCACCAAGTCTTCACAATCCGAAATTTTCAAGACTCATCCAACACGAATGGGCACACAAGTCGGACCTGGGCATTCATGAATTTCTAACATTTGAAGTTTTTGGGATTCATTGAGAACTTGTATAGCGTCTTGTTTTATAACTCTGCAATGCTCCAGTACCAAGGCCATCATCTTCTTAGCTAAAGGTCTGAACCAATCAGAAATAATGATACCACGGAAGGAAATGTCAAGAGATGTTAAATGGGTCAAGCAGTGCAACTCCCTTACATCAATGATGGAGGGCTGATGGTCATCACAAGATCCACTGCTCTCCTTATTCTCATTGTTTCCTTCATTCCATTGTCCTTTACCATCAGAGCCACTCCAAtcccatttttcattttcactCATCCTCCATATTATGTTATCTGCTCTATACAACCTCAAGTTCTCCAATTTCAGCAAACTAGATATTACCCCAGCTGGAATAGAAACATTTGTCTTTGTCACATCTAAGTATCTTAAATTACTCATACCTCCCACGCATATAGATCCAAGAATTTGCTGGTCCAATGCTAAACAACGACACAAATCTAAAACTTGGAGTTGTCGCAACATTTCCAGGGCAGGCAATGCTCTCAACCTTGAACACCACCGTAAACTAAGCACACGAAGATTCACTAAACATGACAAGGATCTTGGGAGATATTCCAATGTATAAGTGTGAGAAAGATCAAGTACGCTGAGATGATCCATGTGTTGCAAGAAATTTGTTGGGGGAACAGTGAGGATCCTATTCCGCCTCAATAGCAAAGTGGTTAGCTTTTGGCATCTCTCTCCCAATTCAGGCAACTCCTCTATTTGGGTATCCATTAGTGAAATCTGTGTTGCATCTAGCCACTCATTAGCCTGAGGTGCCTCTTTAAATGATTCACCATTCCTTATCAAGAACTTGGAACTACTATTTAACTCCGAAGAAGTAATCCAAAGTGCAAGCTCTCGCATCATATCATGCATCCTCACACTACCTTCAGATTCTCCATCTTCCAGCATACAAGCGATTTTCAAGCTCCCAATCAGAGACTCACCTTTATTCATAGCAGCTGTCAAACTATTTAATCTATCTACTAATCCCTCACCAATGTAATAATTTAATATCTCATTTTCCATTATGCTATAGTCCTCAGTGAAGCAATTACAATAAAGAAATATATTCCTAAGCATATCATCCTCCAATCTATCAAAACTAAATTTTAAGGGAACAAGCACTTTATCCTTCATACCTCGGAGTTCTGTAGCTGATTGCTCCATTTCCCTTATGGCATTCGCCCCCTCCCCATCTCCATGTCGATTTGCCATCGCACGAGCAGTAGTGATAATTGCAAGAGGTTCACCCTCACATCACCGAACAATTTTCTCAGCATAACATTTTATATGATTGGCAATAACATGTTGACCAGCTTTTACAACGAATAGGTTCCATGACTCGTCTTCTGATAATGGCTGCACTTCTATAGTGATTCTAGCATCCATGTCAGTACACACATCTTGATTCCGGCTGGTCACTAGGATCTTGCTCCCTCTTTGGTTTCGAGGGTGAGGGATTCCGACATAGTCGAGTTCTAATTTGTACCACAAATTAtccaaaattagaaaaaatttcttcttccttaggGCATCAAACAACTTCTCTTTTGCATCAACCTCCCTGTTATCTGTTAAATCTAATCCGAGGCGCTTACCAATACTGATTTGTATACTGCGTATGTTGGGAGCAGCAGACACTGTGACCATTATCACAGTCACAAAACAAGAATTATCTTTGAAGTAATTGTTCACCTTTCTGGCCAGCTTGGTTTTACCTACACCCCCCCCCCATACCATATACTCCAATGATCCCAAAACCTGGATCACCTATGCAATCAAGCATTTGCTGCAACATGCGTTGAGCTGATGGCTGGTTCTCAATTGGCTCACTTTCCATCTCCAACACACATTTTGGAGAAGGTGACTTTGTCAAAACAACTTGTTCTTTGAGTCTAAGATCAGCCTTCAGCTTGAGTTTTACAGATCTCCTGCTCAATTTGTAGCGTGCCCAGCAGTTGATACACCAACCCCCGACATGTCCCTTGATTATACCCATTTTCTATGGTAGCGGCTTCCATCTCAATTTCATGAATGGCCTTGAACCAATTTCTTGCTGCATCAGTCTTGACTTTTCCAGCGTTTTCTTCTGCTGTTGAAGTGCTTTGCTCATCATTCCTCCTTGCCTTCAGATTTTGAACTACAATTTGCAGGTCACCGATGTTGTCACTGGAGCTTCTCAGGTAGTTTGTCTGCTTAATGAGGGGAGCAATTAGAAGTGTGCCGATGATATTTACTATTGAGCTAAATAGCCCAACAAAAGCCATGAGAGGGCGGAAAAGGGGAAAGGATTAAATAGAGCAAATGGGAAAGAAAACAACAATCTGACTGAACAACAAAAAGGCTTATGAAGATGGCAATATTGGAACTATGGATCGTTCGGAGTaagaaaaaagatgaagaaactaGTTAGTGAAGGCTGGAGAGAGGCCTGGCAAACACATGGTGATATAAAAGAGATTTAAGACTAAGGAAGCTAAAGGATGGAACCATTTAGTCAACTATTTTACCACTCCGAAGGTTGTCTGCCGTGcgattcagttgaatgtcctccccacttatggacactatgatgaggtattcGCACTGTAAGCCTACGTGACCTACTGCATGTATATGGGAGCGCATATACGTCTCccttacctccttatgtggaccatggcGCTTTGGTCCAAAGGAGTGGATCACCGAGCAGGAAGCCTGTGTTATGGAAGAATACTCACTGACATCTTCCGtcactttggggtggacttggagggagaggcacgcttgggtgaagaggtcacaaacttcaaccaagattctcgcCTGTTTGACTTTCCAAGATGGTGAGGGACAGGTAGCAGGGTTCTCTTGGCTATTAAAAGGCTTATCAGTCTAGGTTGTAGATCACGTTTACTTTATGAGTCCACATCATATGCAGAATCGAGatgcggtgagcatcggatgactGAGAGCATTTAGGCATGCACTTCAAGGGGCTTCCAGTCActtgatgctcactgcaccagtGGCTAAAGGCTAACGGTCTTAAATGTGAAATTTagggtgtcaatatataataGAAACCGTTACCGAAATAGAAACCGATCGGTTATGACCAAACCAAACTGCACCGTAGTAAATTGATCCAGTTTTGGTTTCATAGGCCATAATTCTGGTTCGGAACTTAACCGAACTGGAAAATCGATCGTTAACCAgcacctagtattaaagacttaaagtgttttgaatttcaatgagtttctatgaaaaaaaaagagaggaaaaaaaaaaaaaaaaaagcaaagtactaaccaagaagggagcttcactttcacacaCTTCTTGATTTTCAAATTTCGAGGATCataattaattagttataatatgtgtagtcttttatatagaaagtatattgtctttggcaaaataaatgtatattgtcttaactctctaggaaatttaatatatgtaagattcacactagttgtagaatgcaaaccattttctaaaacaaCGTTATTAACCCCATGTAAACCAGTTGTGAACTGAATAACAAAAATTGAGTAAAAACCATTAAAACTGAAATCAGATGAAAACGattctgatttcaccttattcctatctggtgcagttttggtttcaccttatTAAAAtgtaaaccaaaccaaaaccgaaccgaataacTAACGTTTGACACCCCCATGTGAAATGTAAGAGATCATTTTACTCTTATTACATCCTTAACTCAAGATTAATATTTTTCAATTCTTAACTCaagattaatatttttttataaaaattttcaattttactcTTATGTGAacttatctctcttctccctttttccTGTAGACTAACAAACTTAACTCACCCAACCCAACATTAATCTATCCCACACTCCACTGCCTCCCCCCAGTACCCGCCACCTACAATTTCTCCATTAATTCCCAACCTTGCCCCACACTTGCCCCTTGCCCCTTGCCCCTTGCCCCTCTGACTTCTATCACTCCCCACCCTCACACGGCGGCCTGCCAACATCACCCCAGTAGTCTACAACTGCAACCAGCAACCCCAACCTCTTCAAGGACCTTGCGCATCACCTCCCAACTGTTGCACCATCCAACAATTGCCATTGCAAGCCACACTCCTCCATCACCATCGCAAGTCCTGCTACCATCGTAACCTACAACTCCCTTGCCTTTACATCACCGAACCAAATAGTCGATTCAGTCTAGTTTTGGtagggttgaatcggtttcggtctaggaatgagggagaccaaaaaatcaaactattaagaaaattattttttgctAATAGATCGCCGAGTAGGGAGTTTATTGCTCGCAAATCACCGGAGAAGAGAGGTTATTACGCACAGGTCATTGGAGAGGAGTTAAGAAGAAAGGGATGAGCTTCTAACAATGAAAGGGAAGAGATTAGTTCTCCTGTTTTAATGAGAGGGTAAAAACATAAACTCGCATTTACgtaagggtattttggccaTTAAAGAATGTAATAGTGCCTACTGACATCATCACTTGACGGTCCCATACCAACAGATTGAGGCTGCTTGTAAGATTTCATAAAATGTAAGGGAGGTCCAAGTGAAGTTTCGAATCGTAAAGGGTGGCTTGCAATCGGACCATAGTTTAGGGGAGGGTCAAGTAATttactcttatttttttaaatcaatcccACGTTTATGTTcgtctttcttccttctttttattaGGGTAGTCTTCTGTAGCAGTGTGGCATTGAGTTTGCAAGTtgcaagggattttttttttttttttgattgaaagTTGTAGGAGAAGGTTCGGGtgtgtagaaaaaaaaaaaaggaggggcggggcgggggcgggggggggCGGGGGAGAGGGTAGAGGGGCAGTGATGGAGGAGTAGAGGAAGGGAGATGTAGAGTTCTTTCTCCAAGATTCCCTTCAAGGTGAAGTGACCAAATTTACGGTTATTAACCCCTTTGTTTTAGTTTACCAAAATGTTTTATGAGGGTAAAATGAAGTACTTCATTCTTCAAAGCGATGTATAGAATGACCCTTCCTTTAAATGgaccataaatgataccaaagataACCTAAGAGAGATATTTTGTAAAAATATTTTCTGGGCTGACAGTGGAGGATACACTAGCACCCTCTTTCTTGGATAGGGTATTgaggtaaaaacaaaaaaaaaaatggtttgacAATGAGAAGAAAGACATTTTAATGAAACGGTTTTCTGAGTCAACGACGGATGGTATAATgataccctctctctctctctctcatgatctCTTTTCCCCTATGTGCGAAACCATTTCCTACTCCTTATTGGTGCACTTGGTGGGCTACTTGTTCACAGAATCCTCTccccatatattttttggggttttggaaagAAGGTTGCATAGCGCTTGCGGCCAGATTCATAAGTGCGAGAATTTACCACCCCACCCTTTGTGAAACAAAAAGTCCCACACTAAGGACTCAAATCCTTTACGGTGAGCTATAGTGAGGATCCAACAACTGGGAGGGCCCCGGCATGCACCCTAGCCATTGGATGCTCATTGCCACTCACTACCTCCCtgcagaggatttttgtgcCCCATGTATATGTCCATGCATGCACTCTCATTATGCAAGGGCTATAGAACCAGACAATGATCTCTTGCCCATTTTTGGGAAAAAGGTTCTCTAAATCTCTAGGGCAGGATACACTAGCATCTTTGTgtttttctctcccctccttGTTTGAAATGAGCTCACTCCCTTCAATGTACATACAAAATTGTCTACCTCATTGGTGGTTTTCCATATGCCCGCCGGCTTGGAGAACATTCTCTCTACATTCTATTATTCTATTTGTTGAATGAGTATATTCTTGTTGTGTAATGAATATGGGAAAAGTAAGCGTACAACGCCAATGTAGAGATACTTGCACGCCCCTTTACATCACTAAGTATTGAATTGATGTGATATAAAAGGGCGTGTAAATAGCAAACTATCCTTTGCAGTGAGTGTGGTCATGCGATGAGCATCAAATGGCCGAAACGACCTTGAGACATGTGCCCAAATGATCTTGACCATCCGATGTTCAATGCGGAGGATAATTGTTCATGTAAATATCACACTAGTATTGAATTAGTGTAAAAATTCTCACCGCACTGCACTGGTGCGGGGAGGATCTGGACGAATGTGCGTTACTTCTCTAATTATGCCCCGCTTAGTGAGGGATTGGGTAAAGCATCTTCCTTAGCTTATGCCAGGGACGGCCAGACAAAGTACCAGTCCGGCCCGCCCGCCCGCCCGCCCGCCCGATTCTTACATCTGCGCAAGGCAGAGcctagttagtttattcgcgtttaaaacgtgttttaaacgccGAACCCTTTTTTTGACGTTTTAAATGTCGTTTGCGAACTGTTCacagaaattcggtaaaaaacgggaacgggcaTATTTAAAGTTTAAAACGCGTTTCAAACGGGTATCTgtttttttactatcaaaaaaacggatattaaaaaataataaaaatttcactccATTGATCATTCTCGGCCATTCGATTTCGtcccattcccaaatcaaaatccCTAATTTCAAACTTCAACCCTAACTctcacttcctctcttcttctctcccaacGACGGACGACTGACGACTGGTCATCAGATTTGTTATCGGTTTCTCGTGAACACGGTGCGGCCGGAGTTGTCTACGTCTCTACGATCCACGACGACGACGGCCAGTGGAAACACCTGTGAGAACTGGACAACTGGACGACAACGACGACGGACGACGAACGACTGGAAGACTGGAGActggacgacgacgacgacggaCGACTGAACGACTAGAGTACTGGACTCGAGCTCGACTTCACCTCACTACGGCGGACGACGGACGACTGAACGACTGGAGTACTGGACTCGAGCAGTCGAGCTCGACTTCACCTCACTACGGCGGACCACGGACGACGGACCACCGACGACGGACCACGGACGACGAAGGACGAAGGACGAAGGACGAG
The sequence above is a segment of the Macadamia integrifolia cultivar HAES 741 unplaced genomic scaffold, SCU_Mint_v3 scaffold1090, whole genome shotgun sequence genome. Coding sequences within it:
- the LOC122062694 gene encoding putative disease resistance protein At4g10780 codes for the protein MANRHGDGEGANAIREMEQSATELRGMKDKVLVPLKFSFDRLEDDMLRNIFLYCNCFTEDYSIMENEILNYYIGEGLVDRLNSLTAAMNKGESLIGSLKIACMLEDGESEGSVRMHDMMRELALWITSSELNSSSKFLIRNGESFKEAPQANEWLDATQISLMDTQIEELPELGERCQKLTTLLLRRNRILTVPPTNFLQHMDHLSVLDLSHTYTLEYLPRSLSCLVNLRVLSLRWCSRLRALPALEMLRQLQVLDLCRCLALDQQILGSICVGGMSNLRYLDVTKTNVSIPAGVISSLLKLENLRLYRADNIIWRMSENEKWDWSGSDGKGQWNEGNNENKESSGSCDDHQPSIIDVRELHCLTHLTSLDISFRGIIISDWFRPLAKKMMALVLEHCRVIKQDAIQVLNESQKLQMLEIHECPGPTCVPIRVG
- the LOC122062695 gene encoding probable disease resistance protein At1g62630, which translates into the protein MAFVGLFSSIVNIIGTLLIAPLIKQTNYLRSSSDNIGDLQIVVQNLKARRNDEQSTSTAEENAGKVKTDAARNWFKAIHEIEMEAATIENGRSVKLKLKADLRLKEQVVLTKSPSPKCVLEMESEPIENQPSAQRMLQQMLDCIGDPGFGIIGVYVSAAPNIRSIQISIGKRLGLDLTDNREVDAKEKLFDALRKKKFFLILDNLWYKLELDYVGIPHPRNQRGSKILVTSRNQDVCTDMDARITIEVQPLSEDESWNLFVVKAGQHVIANHIKCYAEKIVR